A window of Paraburkholderia bryophila contains these coding sequences:
- a CDS encoding MFS transporter: MSTHSNAPPRPDQRTLELSEPAAVRLLGFFSIRKNTLALGAVCLASLMFGLEISSVPVILPTLERVLHSDFKGMQWIMNAYTLAVTTVLMATGTLADRFGRRRIFVIGIALFGVTSLICGLAESVPTLIVARLLQGASGGAMLICQVAVLSHQFSDGPERARAFSAWGIIFGIGLGFGPIIGGMIVAVSSWQWVFWVHAVLAIVTLILVFGGVQESRDPHAHTLDIAGIVTLSLAVFGLVYFITQVSELGLSSPRAIFVLVATTLAFVAFLCAERFSARPMFDFSVFRIPQFSGALMGSAGMNFSFWPFMIYLPIYFQIGLGYDSVSAGLALLAYTLPTLLFPPLGERLALRYGSGIAIPAGLLTIGVGFMLMKLGSSVAHPGVWSMLPGCVLAGAGLGLTNTPVTNTTTAAVPPERAGMASGIDMSARMITLAINIALMGAILVSGILFELKARLPGALDTMSLGRLAEKIAAGDADAVKRGIPALAHIDPGGSIVHAALMEGFGWVMLYGGVGVAILAVLSFVISGSASRKLGGNATSVSRQAVRCDSC; encoded by the coding sequence ATGTCCACGCATTCCAACGCGCCGCCACGGCCCGACCAACGAACGCTCGAATTGAGCGAACCCGCCGCCGTACGGCTCCTCGGCTTCTTTTCGATCCGCAAAAACACGTTGGCGCTCGGCGCGGTCTGTCTCGCGTCGCTGATGTTCGGCCTGGAAATCTCCAGCGTGCCGGTGATCCTGCCTACGCTCGAACGCGTGCTGCACAGCGACTTCAAAGGCATGCAGTGGATCATGAATGCCTACACGCTCGCGGTCACGACCGTGCTGATGGCGACCGGCACGCTGGCGGATCGCTTTGGACGGCGGCGGATTTTTGTTATCGGCATCGCGCTGTTTGGTGTCACCTCGCTGATCTGCGGTCTCGCGGAAAGCGTGCCGACGCTGATCGTCGCGCGTTTGCTGCAAGGCGCGAGCGGCGGCGCGATGCTGATCTGCCAGGTGGCCGTGCTGTCGCATCAGTTCAGCGACGGCCCCGAGCGCGCCCGCGCGTTCAGCGCGTGGGGGATCATCTTCGGCATCGGGCTCGGCTTCGGACCGATCATCGGCGGGATGATCGTGGCGGTGTCGAGTTGGCAATGGGTCTTCTGGGTGCACGCGGTGCTCGCCATCGTCACGTTGATACTGGTGTTCGGCGGCGTGCAGGAATCGCGCGATCCGCATGCGCATACGCTCGACATCGCCGGCATCGTCACGCTGTCGCTCGCCGTGTTCGGCCTCGTGTACTTCATCACGCAGGTGTCGGAGCTCGGGCTCAGCAGTCCGCGCGCGATCTTCGTTCTCGTGGCGACCACGCTCGCCTTCGTGGCTTTTCTCTGCGCGGAGCGCTTCAGCGCGCGGCCTATGTTCGATTTTTCGGTGTTCCGGATCCCGCAGTTTTCCGGTGCGCTGATGGGCTCGGCGGGCATGAACTTCAGCTTCTGGCCATTCATGATTTACCTGCCGATTTATTTCCAGATCGGTCTCGGCTACGACAGCGTGAGCGCCGGCCTGGCCTTGCTCGCCTACACGCTGCCCACGCTGCTGTTCCCGCCGCTCGGCGAACGCCTTGCTTTGCGCTACGGCTCGGGCATCGCGATACCGGCGGGTCTGCTGACCATCGGCGTCGGCTTCATGCTGATGAAACTCGGCAGCAGCGTCGCGCATCCTGGTGTGTGGAGCATGTTGCCAGGTTGCGTGCTGGCCGGCGCGGGCCTCGGCCTCACCAACACACCGGTCACCAATACGACGACCGCCGCGGTTCCGCCCGAGCGCGCGGGCATGGCGTCCGGCATCGACATGAGCGCGCGCATGATCACGCTTGCGATCAACATTGCGTTGATGGGTGCGATCCTGGTGAGCGGCATTCTGTTCGAACTGAAAGCGCGACTGCCCGGTGCGCTCGATACGATGTCGCTCGGCCGCCTCGCGGAGAAAATCGCAGCGGGCGATGCAGACGCGGTGAAGCGCGGCATTCCAGCGTTAGCGCACATCGACCCGGGCGGCAGCATCGTGCATGCCGCGCTGATGGAAGGTTTCGGCTGGGTGATGCTGTACGGCGGCGTCGGCGTGGCGATACTCGCCGTGCTCAGTTTCGTGATCTCGGGAAGTGCGTCGAGGAAGTTGGGCGGCAACGCGACTTCAGTCTCGCGGCAAGCGGTTCGGTGTGACTCGTGTTAG
- a CDS encoding RNA polymerase factor sigma-70, whose amino-acid sequence MAEVFVRRESSTAIPMSAIDAGVACPPASRPMRDRGRAVDWKKAALLDVLIDNRPMLVDLACSFVGCASLAEDVVHDVFIKLVDFRDQEAVRQPVAYVTRMVHNASVDASRRQSQEDTYHADRDHGLHVPSPEPSPEAALLMRDTLRHVYNALEELPPRSRAAFEMVRLREETLQNTARALDVSPTRVHVMVRDAERHCADSLDACNRGVAGPGFCSGRARRR is encoded by the coding sequence ATGGCCGAGGTATTCGTCCGGCGGGAGTCTTCAACAGCGATACCCATGTCGGCGATCGACGCCGGCGTCGCTTGTCCGCCTGCGTCGCGGCCTATGCGCGATCGAGGTCGCGCGGTCGATTGGAAGAAGGCCGCGCTGCTCGACGTGCTGATCGACAACCGGCCGATGCTCGTCGATCTGGCGTGCAGCTTCGTGGGTTGCGCGAGCCTTGCGGAAGACGTGGTGCACGACGTCTTCATCAAGCTCGTCGATTTCCGCGATCAGGAGGCCGTTCGTCAACCGGTGGCCTACGTAACCCGCATGGTGCACAACGCTTCTGTCGATGCGTCGCGCCGCCAGAGTCAGGAAGACACGTATCACGCCGACCGGGATCACGGTCTGCACGTGCCTTCGCCTGAGCCTTCGCCCGAAGCGGCGCTGCTCATGCGCGACACGCTGCGGCACGTCTACAACGCGCTCGAAGAATTGCCGCCGCGCAGTCGGGCGGCATTCGAAATGGTGCGCTTGCGTGAGGAAACGCTGCAAAACACGGCCCGCGCGCTCGACGTCTCGCCAACGCGGGTTCACGTCATGGTGCGCGACGCCGAGCGGCATTGCGCCGACAGTCTCGACGCGTGCAATCGTGGCGTGGCCGGTCCTGGGTTCTGCAGCGGCCGCGCGCGTCGACGGTGA